In Papaver somniferum cultivar HN1 unplaced genomic scaffold, ASM357369v1 unplaced-scaffold_80, whole genome shotgun sequence, the following proteins share a genomic window:
- the LOC113344958 gene encoding uncharacterized protein LOC113344958, with product MVVDLYQWNAAVRAKELAEKKMNSKDYVGARTMLVEAQKLYPDVENVTQMLTVCQVHCSAERKKELGSDLDWYAILQIEQTADEVSIKKKFRNLALQLHPDKNKFPGAEAAFKFIKDAERILCDKSKRSQFDMKRDVMQHRQSQNQPSMNDHPSQHSVSTDFSSLFKRMETHLQKQQQANGQQTFWTQCPSCRIRYQYYTDAMNRVLRCQHCSKTFIALNNQGMPYGVNSRPVPPKADAPTQADQKIQGNRGNVTPVSQAPTVSGRAPKPKAEEDVNVHVEVEVKEKSVPAEPTPPGTKNRKRGRNSVTEKETESLETESSCDMEEDCDHEAGQNSGLNSGRDTRRSSWRKHDVSYKENLGDEDDTASRSRRKTTKISKPVDKVKKDKRKVLEESTPDGIAENCKNNGEEVAEDDGNSEGPEPVVAEVVYPDFYSFDRDRTEECFALDQIWAIFDSLDGMPRFYARINKVYSPFKVELTWLEFVADDPDQTAWKTDGLPFACGKFKLEKTDTVKEIGTFSHKMVCEKGVQDTYKIYPRKWETWALYKNWNIKWSSDRDYHREYEYEFVVVLSDYVNKSGILVSQLVKLKGFVCSFKATETNGMYTFQIPSNEMLKFSHRVPSVRTNGYFELDPASLSSNLEEVSDFIDGEAEILGGRKHRSLKSILKKKPHEENVEESKNLSTSDGVTAKDEILGGKKQRSLKSIFEEKPHAPKNVNEENVEESKNLSTSDGVTAKDEILGGTKQRSLKSIFEEKPHAPKNVKKMSGNLRL from the coding sequence ATGGTTGTTGATCTTTATCAATGGAACGCTGCTGTAAGAGCCAAGGAATTGGCTGAGAAGAAAATGAACAGCAAGGATTATGTGGGAGCTCGAACAATGCTCGTTGAAGCGCAAAAGCTATACCCAGATGTAGAAAATGTTACTCAAATGCTAACTGTATGCCAAGTACACTGTTCTGCTGAACGCAAAAAAGAACTTGGTTCAGACCTAGACTGGTATGCCATCCTTCAGATTGAGCAAACTGCTGACGAAGTATCCATTAAGAAGAAGTTCAGAAATCTAGCCCTCCAACTTCATCCTGATAAGAACAAGTTTCCTGGTGCAGAAGCTGCCTTTAAATTCATCAAGGATGCAGAGAGGATTCTTTGTGACAAGTCAAAACGGTCACAATTTGATATGAAGCGTGACGTTATGCAACATAGGCAGTCTCAGAATCAGCCAAGTATGAATGACCATCCGAGCCAACATTCTGTGAGTACcgatttttcatcactattcaaGAGGATGGAGACTCACCTGCAAAAACAGCAGCAGGCTAATGGTCAACAGACATTCTGGACTCAATGCCCTTCTTGTAGGATAAGGTACCAGTATTACACAGACGCTATGAACAGAGTTCTTCGCTGTCAACACTGTAGTAAAACTTTTATTGCTTTGAATAACCAAGGGATGCCTTATGGAGTTAACAGTAGGCCAGTGCCCCCAAAGGCAGATGCCCCGACTCAGGCTGATCAGAAGATACAGGGAAATCGTGGCAATGTGACACCAGTATCTCAGGCACCCACGGTGTCAGGAAGGGCGCCTAAACCCAAAGCAGAAGAAGATGTGAATGTCCATGTGGAAGTGGAAGTGAAAGAAAAAAGTGTACCCGCTGAACCTACACCTCCGGGTACCAAGAACAGGAAAAGAGGACGAAACTCTGTCACGGAAAAGGAAACAGAAAGTCTTGAAACTGAAAGCAGCTGCGACATGGAAGAAGATTGTGACCACGAAGCTGGACAGAATTCTGGACTCAACAGTGGTCGTGATACTCGCAGATCATCTTGGCGAAAACATGATGTTAGTTACAAAGAGAACTTGGGTGATGAAGACGATACTGCTAGCAGATCAAGACGAAAGACTACTAAAATCAGTAAGCCAGTGGATAAGGTgaagaaagataaaagaaaagTCCTTGAAGAAAGTACACCAGATGGAATTGCGGAGAACTGCAAGAATAATGGAGAAGAAGTAGCTGAAGATGATGGGAACTCTGAAGGACCTGAACCGGTGGTTGCTGAAGTTGTTTATCCAGATTTTTATAGCTTTGACAGGGATAGAACTGAAGAATGCTTTGCACTTGATCAGATATGGGCCATTTTTGACAGTTTAGATGGTATGCCCAGATTCTATGCTAGGATCAATAAAGTGTACTCGCCTTTCAAGGTGGAGCTCACATGGTTGGAGTTTGTTGCTGATGACCCGGATCAGACTGCTTGGAAGACAGACGGGTTACCGTTTGCTTGTGGGAAATTCAAACTCGAGAAGACTGATACAGTTAAAGAGATAGGTACATTCTCCCATAAGATGGTCTGTGAAAAAGGTGTTCAGGATACTTACAAGATCTATCCACGAAAATGGGAAACTTGGGCCCTTTACAAGAACTGGAACATTAAATGGAGCTCTGACAGGGACTACCACAGAGAGTATGAGTATGAATTTGTTGTGGTCCTGTCAGATTACGTCAACAAATCAGGCATTTTGGTATCCCAATTGGTTAAGTTAAAAGGTTTTGTATGCTCGTTTAAGGCAACCGAAACCAATGGCATGTATACGTTTCAGATACCATCTAATGAAATGTTGAAATTCTCTCACAGGGTTCCTTCGGTTAGAACAAATGGTTATTTTGAACTTGATCCTGCTTCCCTTTCCAGTAACCTTGAAGAAGTATCTGATTTCATTGATGGGGAAGCTGAAATTCTTGGTGGTAGAAAGCATCGCTCCTTAAAATCTATATTAAAGAAGAAGCCTCATGAAGAAAATGTCGAGGAATCCAAAAATTTGAGTACTTCAGATGGTGTGACAGCAAAAGATGAAATTCTTGGTGGTAAAAAGCAGCGTTCCTTAAAATCTATATTTGAGGAGAAGCCTCATGCGCCGAAGAATGTAAATGAAGAAAATGTCGAGGAATCCAAGAATTTGAGTACTTCAGATGGTGTGACAGCAAAAGATGAAATTCTTGGTGGTACAAAGCAGCGTTCCTTAAAATCTATATTTGAGGAGAAGCCTCATGCGCCGAAGAATGTAAAGAAAATGTCGGGAAATCTAAGACTTTAA